Proteins encoded by one window of Homoserinimonas aerilata:
- a CDS encoding sensor histidine kinase — MEPSLLVALSLVFGVAVGAALVSLVHHAARRGERAAMVVNGGIPDGVSQVLDALESAAVVVDPSNNVLKVSPGALAFGLVGNQVLVHPEMVELVNRVRRSGEPLAEEVVLTRGPYSDASVHLFVRVARLGTRFVLLVAEDRTESYRLDAVRRDFVANISHELKTPIGAVSLLAEALAAASDEPEQVKRFAKRLSKESERLARITREIIELSRLQAADALARPEIVDVDHVVASAIDQNRVIADKHGIRLASGGDAGTRAYGDEDLLIAAVQNLVSNAIQYSPDNSRIGVGVVSGDGVLEISVTDQGIGIEEQDLDRVFERFYRIDPARARNTGGTGLGLSIVKHVAQNHGGDVRVWSQPGKGSTFTIRIPELTDADARLADHDPAPTTKPRRGNDHVKETK, encoded by the coding sequence CGTCAACGGCGGAATCCCCGACGGCGTCTCCCAGGTGCTCGACGCGCTCGAGTCAGCCGCGGTCGTGGTGGACCCTTCGAACAACGTGCTCAAGGTGTCGCCGGGTGCGCTCGCATTCGGCCTCGTCGGCAATCAGGTGCTCGTGCACCCCGAGATGGTCGAGCTGGTGAACCGGGTGCGGCGCAGCGGTGAGCCGCTCGCCGAGGAGGTCGTGCTCACGCGCGGCCCCTACAGCGATGCATCCGTGCACCTCTTCGTTCGGGTGGCGCGGCTGGGCACGCGCTTCGTGCTCCTGGTCGCCGAGGATCGCACCGAGTCGTATCGGCTCGACGCGGTGCGCCGCGACTTCGTGGCGAACATCAGTCACGAGCTGAAGACGCCCATCGGCGCCGTCAGCCTGCTGGCGGAGGCCCTCGCGGCGGCCTCGGACGAGCCGGAGCAGGTGAAGCGTTTCGCGAAGCGCCTCAGCAAGGAGTCGGAGCGACTCGCCCGCATCACGCGCGAGATCATCGAACTGTCGAGGCTGCAGGCGGCGGATGCTCTGGCCAGGCCCGAGATCGTCGACGTCGACCATGTGGTCGCCTCCGCGATCGACCAGAACCGCGTGATCGCCGACAAGCACGGCATCCGTCTCGCCAGCGGCGGTGACGCGGGCACGCGGGCCTACGGGGACGAGGACCTGCTGATCGCCGCGGTGCAGAACCTCGTGTCGAATGCCATCCAGTACTCGCCCGATAATTCGCGCATCGGTGTGGGTGTCGTCTCGGGTGACGGGGTGCTCGAGATCTCCGTCACCGACCAGGGCATCGGTATCGAAGAGCAGGACCTCGACCGGGTGTTCGAACGCTTCTACCGCATCGACCCGGCGAGGGCGCGCAACACGGGCGGCACAGGCCTGGGGCTGAGCATCGTGAAGCATGTCGCCCAGAACCATGGGGGCGATGTGCGTGTGTGGTCGCAGCCCGGCAAGGGCTCGACGTTCACGATCCGAATCCCCGAACTCACGGATGCCGACGCCCGGCTCGCCGACCATGACCCTGCACCGACGACCAAGCCGCGTCGCGGCAACGACCACGTCAAGGAGACCAAGTGA
- a CDS encoding response regulator transcription factor, with amino-acid sequence MTRILIVEDEHALSEPLAFLLEREGYETVIADDGPAALEAFAAGNVDLILLDLMIPGIPGTEVCREIRTRSQVPIIMLTAKDSEIDIVVGLELGADDYVTKPYSSRELLARIRAVMRRRSEVEDEQDFAIVEAGSVRMDVDRHTVEVGGVEVAMPLKEFELLEVLLRNAGRVLTRGQLIDRVWGSDYFGDTKTLDVHIKRIRSKIETNPSEPVMLVTVRGLGYRFEE; translated from the coding sequence GTGACCCGCATCCTCATTGTCGAAGACGAGCACGCGCTGAGTGAGCCGCTCGCGTTCCTCCTGGAGCGCGAAGGCTACGAGACGGTGATCGCCGACGACGGGCCGGCGGCGCTCGAGGCGTTCGCGGCTGGCAACGTCGACCTCATCCTGCTCGACCTCATGATTCCGGGCATCCCCGGCACGGAGGTGTGCCGCGAGATCCGCACGCGCTCGCAGGTGCCCATCATCATGCTCACGGCGAAGGACAGCGAGATCGACATCGTCGTGGGGCTGGAGCTCGGCGCCGACGACTATGTGACGAAGCCGTACTCGTCGCGTGAACTGCTGGCGCGCATCCGTGCCGTGATGCGTCGCCGCAGCGAAGTGGAGGACGAGCAGGACTTCGCCATCGTCGAGGCCGGCTCCGTGCGGATGGATGTCGACCGGCACACGGTCGAGGTCGGCGGCGTCGAGGTCGCCATGCCCCTGAAGGAGTTCGAGCTGCTCGAGGTGCTGCTGCGCAACGCGGGCCGGGTGCTGACCCGCGGCCAGCTGATCGACCGGGTGTGGGGGAGCGACTACTTCGGCGACACGAAGACCCTCGACGTGCACATCAAGCGCATCCGCTCGAAGATCGAGACGAACCCGTCGGAGCCGGTCATGCTGGTGACGGTGCGCGGCCTCGGCTACCGCTTCGAGGAGTAG
- a CDS encoding CarD family transcriptional regulator: protein MLFEVGETVVYPHHGAATITEVKKRTIKGEEKLYLKLNVTQGDLVIEVPAENVDLVGVRDVIGQEGLDKVFEVLRAPFTEEPTNWSRRYKANLEKLASGDVIKVSEVVRDLWRRDQDRGLSAGEKRMLAKARQILISELALAEKTDEEKASGMLDEVLAS, encoded by the coding sequence ATGCTTTTCGAGGTCGGCGAAACCGTCGTATACCCCCACCACGGTGCAGCAACAATCACCGAGGTCAAGAAACGAACCATCAAGGGCGAGGAGAAACTCTACCTCAAGCTTAATGTCACCCAGGGTGACCTTGTCATCGAGGTCCCCGCAGAGAACGTCGATCTGGTCGGCGTCCGCGATGTCATCGGGCAGGAGGGCCTCGACAAGGTGTTCGAGGTCCTGCGCGCGCCGTTCACTGAGGAGCCCACCAACTGGAGCCGTCGCTACAAGGCGAACCTTGAGAAGCTCGCCTCCGGCGACGTCATCAAGGTTTCCGAGGTCGTCCGCGACCTGTGGCGCCGCGATCAGGATCGTGGCCTCTCGGCTGGCGAGAAGCGCATGCTCGCCAAGGCCCGCCAGATTCTGATCTCCGAGCTCGCGCTCGCAGAGAAGACTGACGAGGAGAAGGCCTCGGGCATGCTCGACGAGGTGCTTGCCTCGTAG
- the ispD gene encoding 2-C-methyl-D-erythritol 4-phosphate cytidylyltransferase — translation MQSPSVAVVVVAAGSGARLGRAEPKAFVPLAGRPLLAHALDSVFGMGEGLDGGRSVQLVVVAPASRLDEARAIVEDAAGVASDRVSVVVGGATRQLSVAAGLAAVAPGTGTVLIHDAARALTPSALFDAVVAAVESTAGGVIPGLPVADTIKRVDASGAVLQTVDRSELAAVQTPQGFPLPELLAAYEAATEEFTDDAALFAAAGHPVSTVEGDALAFKVTTSWDLRRAEQLLGGSAQPTLRTGIGVDVHAFDDASPLWLGGLYWPDEPGLSGHSDGDVLSHAVCDALLSAAGLGDIGGRFGTSDDRFAGAHGDVFLSETARLVAGAGFTVVNVAVQLVANHPKLAARRVEIEQRLGALLGAPVSVSATTADGLGFTGRGEGITAIATALLQAS, via the coding sequence ATGCAGTCGCCTTCTGTCGCCGTCGTTGTGGTCGCCGCGGGCAGCGGTGCCCGTCTGGGCCGTGCCGAGCCGAAGGCCTTCGTGCCGCTCGCGGGTCGCCCCCTCCTTGCGCACGCCCTCGATTCCGTCTTCGGTATGGGCGAGGGGCTCGACGGGGGCCGTTCTGTGCAGCTCGTGGTGGTCGCACCCGCGTCGAGGCTGGATGAGGCGCGCGCGATCGTCGAGGATGCGGCGGGCGTGGCATCCGATCGTGTGAGTGTCGTCGTGGGCGGCGCGACCCGGCAGCTCTCCGTCGCGGCGGGCCTCGCCGCCGTCGCACCCGGAACCGGCACGGTGCTCATCCATGACGCTGCGCGTGCGCTCACCCCGTCAGCCCTGTTCGACGCGGTCGTTGCTGCGGTCGAGTCGACCGCGGGGGGCGTGATTCCCGGGCTTCCGGTCGCCGACACGATCAAGCGGGTGGATGCCTCGGGTGCCGTGCTGCAGACGGTGGACCGTTCCGAGCTGGCAGCGGTGCAGACGCCGCAGGGCTTCCCGCTGCCCGAGCTGCTCGCCGCCTACGAGGCCGCGACGGAGGAGTTCACTGACGACGCCGCCCTGTTTGCCGCTGCGGGGCATCCGGTGTCAACGGTCGAGGGTGATGCGCTCGCATTCAAGGTGACCACCAGCTGGGATCTGCGCAGGGCCGAGCAGCTGCTCGGCGGCAGCGCACAGCCCACACTGCGTACGGGCATCGGTGTCGACGTGCACGCCTTCGACGACGCCAGCCCGCTGTGGCTGGGTGGCCTCTACTGGCCTGACGAGCCGGGCCTGAGCGGGCACAGCGACGGCGATGTGCTCAGCCATGCGGTCTGCGATGCGCTGCTGTCGGCGGCGGGCCTCGGCGACATCGGCGGGCGCTTCGGAACATCGGATGATCGCTTCGCCGGCGCGCACGGCGACGTCTTCCTGTCGGAGACGGCGCGGCTTGTCGCGGGGGCCGGTTTCACCGTGGTCAACGTTGCGGTGCAACTTGTCGCGAACCATCCGAAGCTCGCGGCTCGCCGTGTCGAGATCGAGCAGCGGTTGGGCGCGCTCCTCGGGGCGCCGGTGAGCGTCTCGGCGACGACGGCGGACGGGCTCGGTTTCACGGGGCGGGGCGAAGGCATCACGGCCATCGCGACGGCGCTGCTCCAGGCATCCTGA
- the cysS gene encoding cysteine--tRNA ligase, protein MTVRLYDSRKQELLDFEPLEPGRVGIYVCGPTVQSSPHIGHLRSALVYDQWRRWLGWRGFDVTLVRNVTDIDDKILANASAEEEWWALAYRFELEFTAGYNALGILPPTYEPRATASVGQMQQIIQRLIDRGHAYAAPDGSGDVYFDTASWADYGALTRQKLSDMADATDADPRGKRDPRDFALWKGHKPEEPASASWPSPWGEGRPGWHIECSAMSSRYLGPAFDIHGGGLDLRFPHHENELAQSSAAGDGFASYWVHNGLVNVNGQKMSKSLGNSIYASDFLEMARPLVVRYYLGSAHYRSTIDYHDGALVEAEAALERIEVFLRRVERRLSGTRFTSDIVIDIPDAFAAAMDDDLSVPQALGVLHDTVRAGNAALDGEDLASAARANGQVLAMAEVLGINPLAVEWQTAANEPATAALGALVGNLLDGRRAARERRDFAEADRIRDELAAAGIQIEDTPSGPHWSLANE, encoded by the coding sequence ATGACCGTGCGCCTCTACGACTCCCGCAAGCAGGAGTTGCTCGACTTCGAGCCCCTCGAGCCAGGCAGGGTCGGCATCTATGTGTGCGGGCCGACCGTGCAGTCGTCGCCGCACATCGGCCACCTGCGTTCGGCGCTCGTCTACGACCAGTGGCGCCGCTGGCTGGGCTGGCGCGGATTCGATGTGACGCTCGTGCGCAATGTCACCGACATCGACGACAAGATCCTGGCGAACGCCTCAGCCGAGGAGGAGTGGTGGGCTCTGGCCTACCGTTTCGAGCTCGAGTTCACGGCGGGCTATAACGCCCTCGGCATCCTGCCGCCCACCTATGAGCCGCGCGCGACGGCGAGTGTGGGGCAGATGCAGCAGATCATCCAGCGGCTCATCGACCGCGGTCACGCCTATGCCGCGCCGGATGGTTCGGGCGATGTGTACTTCGACACCGCATCCTGGGCCGACTATGGGGCGCTCACCCGCCAGAAGCTGTCGGACATGGCGGATGCGACGGATGCCGACCCGCGAGGCAAGCGCGACCCGCGAGACTTCGCACTCTGGAAGGGGCACAAGCCCGAGGAGCCCGCGTCGGCCTCGTGGCCGTCCCCGTGGGGTGAGGGCCGACCCGGCTGGCACATCGAGTGCTCGGCGATGTCGTCGCGCTATCTGGGCCCGGCCTTCGACATCCACGGCGGCGGGCTCGATCTGCGCTTCCCGCATCACGAGAACGAGTTGGCGCAGTCGTCGGCCGCCGGCGACGGCTTCGCAAGCTACTGGGTGCACAACGGCCTCGTGAACGTCAACGGGCAGAAGATGTCGAAGTCGCTCGGCAACTCGATCTACGCAAGCGACTTCCTGGAGATGGCCCGCCCGCTCGTCGTGCGCTACTACCTCGGCTCGGCCCACTACCGCTCCACGATCGACTACCACGACGGTGCGCTTGTGGAGGCGGAGGCGGCCCTCGAGCGCATCGAGGTGTTCCTGCGCAGGGTCGAGCGTCGTCTCTCCGGCACCCGTTTCACATCCGACATCGTCATCGACATTCCGGATGCCTTCGCCGCGGCGATGGACGACGACCTGTCGGTACCGCAGGCGCTCGGCGTGCTGCACGACACTGTGCGGGCCGGCAATGCGGCCCTCGACGGCGAGGATCTGGCGTCGGCCGCGCGGGCGAACGGTCAGGTGCTGGCGATGGCAGAAGTTCTCGGAATCAACCCTCTGGCCGTAGAGTGGCAGACTGCGGCGAACGAGCCGGCCACTGCGGCGCTGGGCGCGCTGGTCGGGAATCTGCTCGATGGCAGGCGTGCCGCTCGCGAGCGCCGCGATTTCGCCGAGGCCGATCGCATCCGTGACGAACTGGCCGCCGCAGGCATCCAGATAGAAGACACCCCGTCGGGCCCGCATTGGAGCCTGGCGAACGAATAA
- the rlmB gene encoding 23S rRNA (guanosine(2251)-2'-O)-methyltransferase RlmB yields MKSSGNKPRAGAVRKGRKGPQVGSGGQGRQALEGRKPTPKAEDRPYHPAGKRKIAQDRLNEKRGGRPTPDAAPRQQRAPRAKTNDGSAQVEVVTGRNSVVEALRAKIPATTLYVATRIEYDDRVKEIMGLATKRGLPVLEVMRPELDRLAGFDAVHQGVALKVPPYEYEHPLELFEKVVARGQKPLFVALDGITDPRNLGAIIRSVAAFGGQGVIVPQRRSVGMTASAWKTSAGAAARTPVAMAANLTQTLKALKERGVFVLGLDGGGDVELPGLSWAGEPIVIVVGSEGKGLSRLVTETCDAVVSIPISASTESLNAGIAASVTLYEISKLRAEAKKKR; encoded by the coding sequence ATGAAGAGCAGCGGAAACAAGCCTCGCGCAGGCGCTGTGCGCAAAGGCCGCAAGGGACCCCAGGTGGGCTCTGGCGGGCAGGGCCGCCAGGCGCTCGAGGGGCGCAAGCCGACGCCGAAGGCTGAGGATCGGCCGTACCACCCCGCCGGCAAGCGCAAGATCGCGCAGGATCGCCTGAATGAGAAGCGCGGCGGTCGCCCGACTCCGGATGCTGCGCCGCGTCAGCAGCGCGCGCCGCGGGCCAAGACGAATGACGGCTCCGCCCAGGTGGAGGTCGTGACGGGCCGCAATTCTGTGGTTGAGGCGCTGCGGGCGAAGATCCCCGCCACGACGCTCTACGTTGCCACCCGCATCGAGTACGACGACCGCGTGAAGGAGATCATGGGTCTCGCCACGAAGCGTGGCCTGCCCGTGCTCGAGGTCATGCGCCCGGAGCTCGACCGTCTCGCCGGCTTCGACGCCGTGCATCAGGGGGTGGCACTGAAGGTTCCGCCGTACGAGTACGAGCACCCGCTGGAGCTGTTCGAGAAGGTTGTCGCGCGCGGCCAGAAGCCTCTCTTCGTGGCGCTCGATGGCATCACCGACCCGCGCAATCTGGGTGCGATCATCCGTTCTGTTGCCGCGTTCGGTGGCCAGGGCGTCATCGTGCCGCAGCGTCGTTCGGTGGGCATGACGGCTTCTGCCTGGAAGACCTCGGCCGGAGCGGCCGCGCGCACGCCCGTCGCGATGGCGGCGAACCTGACGCAGACGCTCAAGGCGCTGAAGGAGCGCGGTGTGTTCGTGCTGGGGCTCGACGGCGGCGGCGATGTGGAGCTGCCCGGGCTCAGCTGGGCTGGCGAGCCGATCGTGATCGTGGTCGGCAGCGAGGGCAAGGGGCTGTCGCGTCTCGTGACGGAGACCTGTGACGCTGTCGTGTCGATTCCGATCAGCGCGTCGACGGAGTCGCTGAACGCCGGAATCGCGGCCAGTGTCACGCTCTACGAGATCTCGAAGCTCCGTGCTGAGGCCAAGAAGAAGAGGTAA
- a CDS encoding DUF4032 domain-containing protein, translated as MAGSLSITSATVDSALLDLPWDLPLDLWPDDVIAALPKGISRHLVRFAHLSGYVIAIKETSEEFAKGEYDMLRTLQRLDIPCVEPVAVITNRTDAEGEPLDAALVTRHLKFSLPYRALYSQTLRPETATRLVDALAVLLVRLHIIGFFWGDVSLSNTLFRRDAGSFAAYLVDAETGKLYGSLSNGQREHDLEIARVNIAGELLDLAAGNRLDENLDPVEVSNGIVAAYRSLWTELTGAESFEASERWRITERVDRLNELGFDIEELAIKTDESGTKVRIQPKVVDAGHHQRRLLRLTGLDAGENQARRLLNDLDSYTATYNKQDLDEEMVAHEWLAQVFEPIVRAIPRDLKGKLEPAEVFHQLLDHRWFMSQQEARDVPLAEAVTSYVDTILRHRRDEATVIDPVTGTITVPIAVIRDDDDEVDWRTLV; from the coding sequence ATGGCAGGCTCACTCAGCATCACCTCCGCCACCGTCGACTCGGCGCTGCTCGACCTCCCCTGGGATCTGCCGCTCGACCTGTGGCCCGACGATGTGATCGCGGCCCTCCCGAAGGGCATCTCCCGCCACCTGGTGCGCTTCGCCCACCTGAGCGGCTACGTGATCGCCATCAAGGAGACATCCGAGGAGTTCGCCAAGGGCGAGTACGACATGCTGCGCACGCTGCAGCGCCTCGACATCCCCTGCGTGGAGCCGGTCGCCGTCATCACCAACCGCACGGATGCTGAGGGCGAACCACTCGATGCGGCGCTCGTCACGCGTCACCTCAAATTCTCGCTCCCGTACCGCGCCCTCTACTCGCAGACGCTGCGGCCCGAGACGGCGACGAGGCTCGTCGACGCGCTCGCCGTGCTGCTGGTGCGCCTGCACATCATCGGCTTCTTCTGGGGTGACGTCTCGCTCTCGAACACGCTGTTCCGCCGGGATGCCGGCTCCTTCGCGGCCTATCTGGTCGACGCCGAGACCGGCAAACTGTACGGCAGCCTCTCCAACGGGCAGCGCGAGCACGACCTCGAGATCGCGCGGGTCAACATCGCGGGCGAGCTCCTCGACCTCGCCGCCGGCAACCGCCTCGACGAGAACCTCGACCCGGTCGAGGTGAGCAACGGCATCGTCGCCGCCTACCGCAGCCTGTGGACCGAGCTGACGGGCGCAGAGTCATTCGAGGCATCCGAACGCTGGCGCATCACCGAGCGGGTCGACAGGCTCAACGAGCTCGGCTTCGACATAGAAGAGCTCGCCATCAAGACGGATGAGTCGGGCACGAAGGTGCGCATCCAGCCGAAGGTCGTGGATGCGGGCCACCACCAGCGCAGGCTGCTGCGGCTCACAGGGCTCGACGCCGGCGAGAATCAGGCGCGACGCCTGCTCAACGACCTCGACTCGTACACCGCCACCTACAACAAGCAGGATCTCGACGAGGAGATGGTCGCGCACGAGTGGCTCGCGCAGGTGTTCGAGCCGATCGTGCGTGCGATCCCGCGCGACCTGAAGGGCAAGCTGGAGCCGGCCGAGGTGTTCCACCAGCTGCTCGACCACCGCTGGTTCATGTCACAGCAGGAGGCGCGAGACGTTCCGCTCGCGGAGGCCGTCACCTCCTACGTGGACACGATCCTGCGGCACCGGCGCGACGAGGCCACCGTCATCGACCCCGTCACCGGCACCATCACAGTGCCCATCGCCGTCATCCGCGATGATGACGACGAGGTCGACTGGCGCACGCTCGTCTGA
- a CDS encoding ABC transporter ATP-binding protein, whose protein sequence is MASVTFDKATRLYPGSTRPAVDQIDLEVADGEFLVLVGPSGCGKSTTLRMLAGLEEVNDGRIMIGDRDVTDVPPKDRDIAMVFQNYALYPHMTVAENMGFALKIAGVNKDERAARVLEAAKLLDLEPYLGRKPKALSGGQRQRVAMGRAIVRSPQVFLMDEPLSNLDAKLRVQTRTQIASLTRRLGVTTVYVTHDQTEALTMGDRIAVLKDGVLQQVGTPRELYAEPKNVFVAGFIGSPAMNLFPADLIEGGLKFGTSSVALDRDVLSSASGSSVTIGVRPEDVVVSNTGEGLPVEVDIVEELGADGYLYGHTEVNGDRVDIVARVDGRSHPSTGDKVFILPTPQHVHVFDTASGERLSKPIED, encoded by the coding sequence ATGGCATCTGTCACCTTTGACAAGGCAACCCGCCTCTACCCGGGTTCCACCCGCCCCGCGGTCGACCAGATCGACCTTGAGGTCGCCGACGGCGAGTTCCTCGTACTCGTCGGCCCCTCCGGTTGTGGAAAGTCCACGACCCTGCGCATGCTCGCCGGCCTCGAAGAGGTCAACGATGGCCGCATCATGATCGGCGACCGCGACGTCACCGACGTGCCGCCGAAGGACCGCGACATCGCGATGGTGTTCCAGAACTACGCGCTCTACCCGCACATGACGGTCGCCGAGAACATGGGCTTCGCGCTCAAGATCGCCGGCGTCAACAAGGACGAGCGTGCCGCCCGCGTGCTCGAGGCCGCCAAGCTGCTCGACCTGGAGCCGTACCTGGGCCGCAAGCCGAAGGCCCTCTCGGGTGGTCAGCGTCAGCGCGTCGCCATGGGCCGTGCGATCGTGCGCAGCCCCCAGGTGTTCCTCATGGACGAGCCGCTGTCGAACCTCGACGCGAAGCTGCGCGTTCAGACCCGCACGCAGATCGCGTCGCTCACGCGTCGTCTCGGCGTCACCACCGTCTACGTCACGCACGACCAGACCGAAGCGCTCACCATGGGTGACCGCATCGCCGTGCTGAAGGATGGCGTGCTGCAGCAGGTCGGCACCCCGCGCGAGCTGTACGCAGAGCCGAAGAACGTGTTCGTCGCCGGCTTCATCGGCTCGCCCGCCATGAACCTGTTCCCCGCCGACCTGATCGAGGGTGGCCTCAAGTTCGGCACCAGCAGTGTCGCGCTCGACCGCGATGTTCTCTCCAGCGCCAGCGGCTCAAGCGTCACCATCGGTGTGCGCCCCGAAGACGTCGTCGTCTCGAACACCGGCGAGGGCCTCCCCGTCGAGGTCGACATCGTCGAGGAGCTCGGCGCCGACGGCTACCTGTACGGCCACACCGAGGTGAACGGCGACCGCGTGGACATCGTCGCTCGCGTCGACGGCCGCAGCCACCCGAGCACGGGCGACAAGGTGTTCATCCTGCCGACGCCGCAGCACGTTCACGTGTTCGACACGGCCAGCGGCGAGCGCCTCAGCAAGCCCATCGAGGACTGA
- a CDS encoding DsbA family protein, translated as MTYGVSGGAQPSKNEKRVAARDKAKLRRLEQKKKEKRNRALIQGGVIVGVLAVIVVVVLVIVSNIPKPNPGPLNMLSDGIRIGADFTADRTAALQPEQEPVPSVPSDDPEVVDIRIYLDYFCPACGAFEKANNEQIATWVQSGAATVEIHPVSFLDRSSLGTKYSSRAANAAACVANYAPDQYFDFSSLLFAEQPAEGTEGLNDEQLIGIVGDAGVKSSSAIESCIKDNRFKKWVNAATARAFEGPLPGVDVEKIERTPTVFVNGVQFTGDITDATVFAKFVSTASGNAFSDELKATMEPSTSPSPSAEAPAE; from the coding sequence ATGACGTACGGCGTTTCGGGTGGGGCCCAGCCGAGCAAGAACGAGAAACGTGTCGCCGCGCGTGACAAGGCGAAGCTTCGTCGGCTCGAGCAGAAGAAGAAGGAGAAGCGCAATCGTGCGCTGATCCAGGGTGGCGTCATCGTCGGCGTGCTGGCGGTCATCGTCGTCGTCGTGCTCGTCATCGTCTCGAATATCCCCAAGCCGAACCCGGGCCCGCTGAACATGCTGAGCGATGGCATCCGGATCGGCGCCGACTTCACGGCGGATCGCACGGCCGCGCTGCAGCCCGAACAGGAGCCGGTGCCGTCGGTGCCGAGCGATGACCCGGAGGTCGTCGACATCCGCATCTACCTCGATTACTTCTGCCCCGCCTGCGGAGCGTTCGAGAAGGCCAACAACGAGCAGATCGCCACCTGGGTGCAGAGCGGTGCCGCGACGGTCGAGATCCACCCGGTGTCGTTCCTCGACCGCTCCTCGCTGGGTACCAAGTACTCCAGCCGTGCCGCCAATGCGGCCGCCTGCGTCGCCAACTACGCACCCGACCAGTACTTCGACTTCAGCTCGCTGCTCTTCGCCGAGCAGCCCGCGGAGGGAACCGAGGGGCTGAACGATGAGCAGCTGATCGGCATCGTCGGCGACGCCGGAGTGAAGAGCTCATCAGCCATCGAGTCGTGCATCAAGGACAACCGCTTCAAGAAGTGGGTGAATGCGGCCACGGCGCGCGCCTTCGAGGGGCCGCTTCCCGGCGTCGACGTGGAGAAGATCGAGCGCACCCCTACCGTGTTCGTCAACGGCGTGCAGTTCACCGGTGACATCACGGATGCGACGGTGTTCGCCAAGTTCGTGAGCACCGCCAGCGGCAATGCATTCAGCGACGAGCTGAAGGCCACCATGGAGCCGAGCACGAGCCCGAGTCCGTCGGCGGAAGCACCCGCGGAGTAG
- the msrB gene encoding peptide-methionine (R)-S-oxide reductase MsrB — translation MSKPTSDNYKVTKTEDEWRAELGEERYQVLRQAGTERAWSGELLDESRAGVYTCAACNAELFKSGTKFESGCGWPSFYESVDPDAVKLIEDISLGMVRTEVRCATCGSHLGHVFPDGFGTPTGDRYCMNSLSLNFEEK, via the coding sequence ATGAGCAAGCCCACCAGCGACAACTACAAGGTCACCAAGACCGAGGACGAGTGGCGCGCCGAACTCGGCGAGGAGCGCTACCAGGTGCTGCGCCAGGCCGGCACCGAACGGGCCTGGTCGGGCGAGCTTCTCGACGAGAGCCGCGCCGGCGTCTACACCTGTGCCGCGTGCAACGCCGAACTGTTCAAGAGCGGAACGAAGTTCGAATCCGGATGCGGATGGCCCAGCTTCTACGAGTCGGTCGACCCGGATGCCGTCAAGCTGATCGAAGACATAAGCCTCGGCATGGTCCGCACGGAGGTGCGCTGCGCCACCTGCGGCTCGCACCTCGGCCACGTCTTCCCTGACGGCTTCGGCACCCCCACGGGTGACCGCTACTGCATGAACTCGCTCTCCCTCAACTTCGAAGAGAAGTAG